A single region of the Vicia villosa cultivar HV-30 ecotype Madison, WI linkage group LG4, Vvil1.0, whole genome shotgun sequence genome encodes:
- the LOC131597312 gene encoding uncharacterized protein LOC131597312 — translation MGAHSSIDVPKISMDPTEFPFDIEAYKRQSEIEERYIINRFNERRNQIEGGYNHCGKRKYLNRDHTAANQRLIDDYFADQPTYDDAMFRRRFRMRKHVFLRIVGELSSSDNYFTQRVDATKKKGISPLAKCTTAMRMLAYGVAADAVDEYIKIGGTTAFECLRRFCKGIIHLYEPVYLRAPTQDDLQRILRVSEMRGFPGMIGSIDCMHWEWKNCPTAWEGQFTRGDKGTTTVILEAVATYDLWIWHAFFGCPGTLNDINVLDRSPVFDDVEQGNTPKVNFFVNQRPYNMAYYLADGIYPSYPTFVKSIRLPQSEPDKLFAKYQEGCRKDIERAFGVLQARFKIIREPARLWDINDLALIMRSCIILNNMIVEDERDIYAQNWTDYDQSEASESSTPESFSTEVLPAFANHVRARSVMRDSNVHHELQADLVKHIWEKFGIFHD, via the coding sequence ATGGGAGCTCATTCTTCTATTGatgtaccaaaaatatcaatggaTCCTACAGAATTTCCTTTTGATATTGAAGCTTACAAAAGGCAGTCTGAAATCGAAGAGAGGTATATCATCAACCGGTTTAATGAGCGACGAAATCAAATAGAGGGAGGATATAATCACTGTGGCAAGAGAAAATATCTCAACAGAGATCATACAGCGGCAAATCAAAGACTAATTGACGATTACTTTGCAGACCAACCTACATACGATGATGCGATGTTTCGTCGACGATTTCGGATGCGGAAACATGTGTTCCTTCGGATCGTTGGGGAACTATCCAGTAGTGACAACTACTTCACCCAAAGAGTTgacgcaacaaaaaaaaaaggtatatCTCCATTAGCAAAATGTACCACGGCCATGCGAATGTTAGCATATGGTGTGGCGGCCGATGCGGTCGATGAATACATCAAAATAGGAGGTACTACAGCATTTGAGTGCTTACGTAGATTCTGTAAAGGAATCATACATTTGTATGAGCCAGTGTACCTCAGAGCCCCAACTCAAGATGACCTGCAAAGAATACTGCGTGTTAGTGAAATGCGGGGGTTCCCGGGGATGATTGGCAGTATTGATTGCATGCACTGGGAATGGAAAAATTGTCCTACAGCATGGGAAGGTCAATTTACCCGGGGAGATAAGGGAACCACCACTGTTATTCTTGAAGCAGTTGCAACTTATGATTTATGGATTTGGCATGCCTTTTTTGGATGTCCGGGCACATTGAACGATATAAATGTTTTAGATCGTTCACCTGTGTTCGATGATGTTGAACAGGGAAATACTCCAAAAGTGAACTTCTTTGTGAATCAACGACCGTATAATATGGCATACTATCTTGCTGATGGTATCTACCCTTCTTATCCAACTTTCGTCAAATCAATTAGACTTCCTCAAAGTGAACCAGATAAGTTATTTGCAAAATATCAGGAGGGATGTCGGAAGGACATCGAACGTGCATTTGGGGTGTTGCAGGCTCGATTTAAAATCATCCGCGAACCAGCCCGTTTGTGGGACATAAACGATTTGGCTCTCATCATGAGGTCATGTATCATATTAAATAATATGATTGTTGAGGATGAACGAGATATATATGCTCAAAATTGGACAGATTATGATCAATCTGAGGCAAGTGAGTCTAGTACACCGGAGTCATTCTCGACCGAGGT